GCGGGGCGAAAACGTCGAAGGGGGCAAAGGTCCCGACGGACGCGAGATTCCGCCATGGCCCGAGGCACCGCCGGAACCCGAAGAAGAAGCGACGCCGTAACGCGACGACGACCGCCGACTGCAAACTACAAAACGTTTACTTTTTAAATCGGAATCTAACACTGCAGGGCATCGGCATTGCACGCCCACCGGATGCAATGGCTGTAAGTTCCTCATGAACGACAAACGCTCGCTTCCCGTTCTCCCTCACACCGCTGCCAATGGTGCAGCGGGAACGTCACACGACGATGACGCCGTGCTCAGCACACTTCGCCGCGATGGCAGCCGCCGTTGGTTGCTGCCTCACCTGGCGACCGGCGGATGGTGGCGTAAACGCCGCGTCGTCGCCTACATCTTGATGGTCGTCTTTGTTGCGATCCCGCACCTGCGGGTCGCGGGCAAGCCGCTGATCCTGATGGACATCCCGGCGCGTCAGTTCACGATTTTTGGCAGGACTTTTCTGCCGACCGACACGATGCTGTTGGCGTTGTTGATGCTGAGCGTGATGTTTGGGATCGTGTTGATCACCGCGATCGCTGGCCGAGCATGGTGCGGTTGGGCCTGTCCGCAAACCGTCTACATGGAATACCTGTTCCGTCCGATCGATCGCCTTTTCGACGGTACCACCGGACGCGGCGGCCACGCCAAGAAGCCACTCACGGGCGTAAAACAAGTCGCCCGCGTGGCGGTCTATGTGTTGTTGAGCATGTTCCTGGCGCATACGTTCCTCGCCTACTTTGTCGGCACGGAACGATTGAGCCAGTGGATCCAGAGTTCGCCTATCGACCATCCGGCGGCGTTTCTGGTGATGGCCGCAACGACCGGTTTGATGCTGTTCGACTTTCTGATCTTCCGGGAACAGATGTGTCTGATTGCCTGTCCCTACGGGCGCTTCCAGTCGGTGATGCTCGATGAGCAATCGCTGATCGTTACGTACGACCCGGTCCGTGGCGAGCCGCGGAAAAAGGGAAAGCACCGCGCCGAAGATAACGCCGGCGACTGTGTCGACTGC
Above is a genomic segment from Rosistilla ulvae containing:
- the ccoG gene encoding cytochrome c oxidase accessory protein CcoG, whose amino-acid sequence is MNDKRSLPVLPHTAANGAAGTSHDDDAVLSTLRRDGSRRWLLPHLATGGWWRKRRVVAYILMVVFVAIPHLRVAGKPLILMDIPARQFTIFGRTFLPTDTMLLALLMLSVMFGIVLITAIAGRAWCGWACPQTVYMEYLFRPIDRLFDGTTGRGGHAKKPLTGVKQVARVAVYVLLSMFLAHTFLAYFVGTERLSQWIQSSPIDHPAAFLVMAATTGLMLFDFLIFREQMCLIACPYGRFQSVMLDEQSLIVTYDPVRGEPRKKGKHRAEDNAGDCVDCNRCVVVCPTGIDIRDGLQMECINCTQCIDACDDVMDRVGSPRGLIRYGSQDGIAGKPRRRFRPRTIIYPLILTAVLSGFAYALSTKTTFDARVLRGKGAPFTTVARGRISNSFTIRLVNRTDEKQTYALQVAEPANVQLKVIDPTGLTLEPGGTSLVPVATEFSGSLTFGTGNQPATLEVTSSKDASKTVQFNLLGPRQ